In Kordiimonas pumila, a single genomic region encodes these proteins:
- a CDS encoding ABC transporter ATP-binding protein, with the protein MDVLLEARNLTKHFGPLKAVNGISLQVKKGEVLGFLGPNGAGKTTTMKMLTGFLTPTEGETYVCGEAMSTENLKARSHMGYLPEGAPLYGDMTPRSFLKFIAAAHNIPAVEIMDVVESAAGAVHLSNVMEQRIETLSKGYKRRVGLAAAILHAPDVLVLDEPTDGLDPNQKHEVRRLIEAMSVNRAIIISTHILEEVEAICHRAVIINKGMVVADGSPSELKAQSRYKNAVTLLLPKAEAEKAAVALKSIKAIESVEAINEGDNVRLTAIARGRSDIASIVSDVASVSNWGVSQFSVDSGRLDDVFRHLTEGEV; encoded by the coding sequence ATGGACGTCTTACTTGAGGCGCGTAACCTAACAAAGCATTTCGGACCCCTGAAAGCGGTTAATGGTATTAGCCTGCAGGTTAAAAAGGGTGAAGTGCTTGGTTTTCTAGGGCCAAACGGCGCGGGTAAAACAACCACCATGAAAATGCTAACGGGCTTCCTGACCCCAACAGAGGGTGAAACCTATGTTTGCGGTGAAGCCATGTCGACAGAGAACCTGAAAGCCCGAAGCCATATGGGATACTTGCCGGAAGGGGCGCCACTTTACGGTGACATGACACCGCGTTCCTTTCTAAAGTTCATTGCCGCAGCGCACAATATTCCCGCAGTTGAAATTATGGATGTTGTTGAAAGCGCGGCGGGTGCTGTTCATCTATCAAACGTTATGGAACAGCGGATCGAAACCCTGTCAAAAGGCTACAAACGGCGGGTAGGGCTTGCGGCGGCTATTCTGCATGCGCCAGATGTTTTGGTGCTGGATGAGCCGACAGACGGGCTTGACCCAAACCAGAAGCACGAGGTGCGCCGCTTGATCGAGGCCATGTCGGTTAACCGGGCTATTATTATCTCAACCCATATTCTGGAAGAGGTGGAAGCCATTTGCCACCGGGCCGTTATTATTAACAAGGGCATGGTTGTGGCGGACGGTAGCCCGTCGGAGCTAAAAGCCCAGTCGCGTTACAAAAATGCGGTTACGCTGCTCTTGCCAAAAGCTGAGGCAGAAAAAGCGGCTGTGGCGCTGAAATCTATTAAGGCAATTGAAAGCGTGGAAGCTATTAATGAAGGTGACAATGTCAGGCTAACAGCTATTGCGCGGGGCCGCTCTGATATCGCGTCTATTGTGTCTGATGTTGCGTCTGTTAGTAACTGGGGGGTTAGTCAGTTTTCTGTTGATAGTGGCAGGCTGGATGATGTTTTCCGGCACCTAACAGAGGGGGAGGTATAA
- a CDS encoding ABC transporter permease subunit — protein sequence MTFHSAVCTILRREFESYFLSPVAYVFLVIFLVLEGLFTFYIGGFYEREQADLMPFFAYQPWLYLFLMPAIGMRLWAEERRSGTFELLLTLPIPLPAVVIGKYLAAIAFAGLALLLTFPIWLTVNWLGDPDNGIIITGYVGSLLMASSYLAIASALSAITKNQVVAFILSVTVCFLFLVSGLPMVLDVFTAWAPEAFVLAVANLSMLSHFDSLQKGVVAFSDILYFALVISLWLWINYVVVETKREAG from the coding sequence ATGACATTCCATTCTGCTGTGTGCACCATTCTGCGCCGCGAGTTTGAATCGTATTTTCTGTCGCCGGTTGCCTATGTGTTTTTAGTAATATTCTTGGTACTTGAAGGTCTGTTTACATTTTATATTGGCGGCTTTTACGAGCGCGAGCAAGCAGACCTGATGCCCTTTTTTGCGTACCAGCCTTGGCTTTATCTGTTTCTAATGCCCGCTATTGGCATGCGGCTTTGGGCAGAGGAGCGCCGCAGTGGTACCTTTGAACTGCTTTTAACGCTGCCAATACCGCTGCCTGCCGTGGTGATAGGCAAATATCTGGCAGCCATTGCTTTTGCAGGCCTTGCCTTGTTGCTGACGTTCCCTATCTGGCTAACGGTAAACTGGCTTGGTGATCCTGATAACGGTATTATTATCACAGGCTATGTTGGCTCGCTTCTCATGGCATCCAGCTATCTGGCGATAGCCTCGGCTTTGTCTGCCATTACCAAAAATCAGGTAGTGGCCTTTATCCTTTCGGTAACTGTGTGTTTTCTGTTCTTGGTGTCTGGTCTTCCTATGGTGCTGGATGTGTTTACAGCATGGGCACCAGAGGCCTTTGTTCTGGCGGTTGCAAACCTGTCGATGCTGAGCCACTTTGACAGCCTGCAAAAGGGTGTGGTGGCCTTTAGCGATATTTTATATTTTGCGCTCGTGATTAGCCTATGGTTATGGATCAATTATGTTGTGGTTGAAACAAAGCGGGAGGCTGGATAA
- a CDS encoding head GIN domain-containing protein: protein MNKRALGAVICAVSLIAVSAFGKDTASEERAVAAFTRVELQGAMDVNITHGDQQRVTVTADTGILDKLTTTVKDGILVVDMKSGLFRNIKVMRVDIILPVLDGMKLKGSGDMLAEGFTAEKLDLMLTGSGDLNIKGLDAELLSVALKGSGDIRLKGTCQSIDVDLKGSGDVEADSMKCAKATANLRGSGDIDLYARDSADLKLRGSGDIDIHGNPTDLHTEVQGSGDITRR, encoded by the coding sequence ATGAATAAACGTGCACTTGGTGCAGTGATTTGTGCTGTTAGCCTTATTGCTGTTTCTGCTTTTGGTAAAGATACAGCTTCTGAGGAACGCGCGGTTGCTGCGTTTACCAGAGTTGAACTGCAGGGCGCTATGGATGTGAATATCACGCACGGTGACCAGCAAAGGGTAACGGTTACGGCGGATACAGGCATCCTTGATAAGCTTACCACCACGGTCAAAGACGGCATCCTTGTTGTTGATATGAAATCAGGCCTGTTCAGGAACATTAAGGTTATGCGGGTTGATATTATATTGCCTGTGCTTGACGGCATGAAGCTTAAAGGTTCGGGCGATATGCTTGCCGAAGGTTTCACCGCAGAGAAACTGGACCTAATGCTGACTGGCTCTGGTGATCTGAACATTAAGGGCCTTGATGCTGAATTGCTGTCTGTTGCGCTTAAAGGTTCAGGCGATATACGTTTGAAAGGCACATGTCAGTCTATTGATGTAGACCTCAAAGGCTCTGGTGATGTGGAAGCAGATTCGATGAAGTGTGCCAAAGCCACTGCCAATCTTAGAGGTTCTGGTGATATAGACCTTTATGCCCGCGACAGTGCGGATCTGAAGTTGCGGGGATCGGGCGACATTGACATTCACGGCAACCCGACTGACCTGCACACAGAAGTACAGGGTTCTGGCGATATTACACGCCGCTAA